In the Gemmatimonadota bacterium genome, one interval contains:
- the uvrC gene encoding excinuclease ABC subunit UvrC → MLETPAAVAAKLPHLPESPGVYLWKDAEGTVLYVGKAKRLRSRVRSYFTSDHYASVKTQHLVRLIATLDTIVVPSEAHALVLEANLIKEYRPRFNIALRDDKSYPYIKVTLQESFPRVYVTRRLVSDGGRYFGPYTDVGAMRRALNVVKRIFTVRSCHYALLDEVPDRPCLDYHIGKCKAPCVRYQSEADYRAMIDEVVLFLDGRTAEVMKRVRERMQEASAALNFEQAAELRDALVKLETLEEPTVVVQVEGGDRDVVGYARDGDDACVTILRVRGGKLLARDQRFLENLEGEDDATILSAYLARTYVSSNERADELLVPMDFEDRVLLEESLPHTRVVVPQRGPRRELVQLADQNARHLLEEFKLASLEAEERAASPVYDLQRELGLQKLPRSFVCFDISTAQGTDTVGSCVWFENGRPKRAEYRKFKVKTVEGTDDFASMREVVGRYFGRRLEEQKGLPDLICIDGGKGQLHAAHEALSVLGLGEVPLISLAKKEEEIFVLGRRESVRLSRRSPALRTLQQARDEAHRFAVTFNRARRSARTLTSELLRIPGIGPSKRRALLKVFGSLQGVKEASAEQIAAVPGFSHVSAARLLQALHPTETPAGDALAAPIAEVDRHTPEEAGNTPTVPDVEARFGAARDDVADEAQPGPLLPALPPPDVVPPSSTSAPSS, encoded by the coding sequence ATGCTCGAGACGCCCGCGGCCGTTGCCGCCAAGCTGCCGCATCTCCCCGAGTCGCCGGGGGTGTACCTCTGGAAGGACGCCGAGGGGACGGTGCTGTACGTGGGAAAGGCGAAGCGGCTGCGCTCGCGCGTGCGCAGCTACTTCACGAGCGATCACTACGCCTCGGTCAAGACACAACATCTCGTGCGGCTCATCGCGACGCTCGATACGATCGTCGTGCCGTCGGAGGCGCATGCGCTGGTCCTCGAGGCAAACCTGATCAAGGAGTATCGCCCGCGTTTCAACATCGCGCTGCGCGACGACAAGTCGTACCCCTACATCAAGGTCACGCTGCAGGAGTCGTTTCCTCGCGTGTACGTCACGCGGCGCCTGGTGAGCGACGGCGGACGCTATTTCGGCCCCTACACGGATGTTGGCGCGATGCGCCGGGCGCTGAACGTGGTCAAGCGCATCTTCACGGTGCGATCGTGTCACTATGCGCTGCTGGACGAGGTGCCCGACCGACCGTGCCTCGACTACCACATCGGCAAGTGCAAGGCGCCGTGCGTACGCTACCAGAGCGAAGCCGACTACCGCGCGATGATCGACGAGGTGGTCCTCTTCCTCGATGGGCGGACGGCCGAGGTGATGAAGCGCGTGCGCGAGCGCATGCAGGAGGCGTCGGCCGCGCTCAACTTCGAGCAGGCGGCCGAACTGCGGGATGCCCTCGTGAAGCTCGAGACGCTCGAGGAGCCTACCGTGGTCGTGCAGGTCGAAGGAGGCGACCGCGACGTGGTGGGATACGCGCGCGACGGTGACGACGCCTGCGTGACGATCCTGCGCGTGCGAGGCGGGAAGCTCCTCGCGCGCGACCAGCGTTTCCTCGAGAACCTCGAGGGCGAGGACGACGCGACCATCCTGTCGGCGTACCTGGCACGCACCTACGTGTCGTCGAACGAGCGCGCCGACGAGCTTCTCGTGCCCATGGACTTCGAGGATCGGGTGCTGCTCGAGGAATCGCTCCCGCATACGCGTGTCGTCGTGCCGCAGCGTGGTCCGCGTCGCGAGTTGGTGCAGCTGGCGGACCAGAATGCGCGCCACCTGCTGGAGGAGTTCAAGCTCGCCTCGCTCGAGGCCGAGGAGCGCGCCGCCAGCCCGGTGTACGACTTGCAGCGCGAGCTGGGATTGCAGAAGCTCCCGCGCAGCTTCGTCTGCTTCGACATCTCCACGGCGCAGGGGACCGACACCGTCGGCTCGTGCGTCTGGTTCGAGAACGGGCGCCCGAAGCGCGCCGAGTACCGGAAGTTCAAGGTGAAGACGGTGGAGGGGACCGACGACTTTGCCTCGATGCGCGAGGTCGTCGGGCGGTACTTCGGCCGGCGCCTCGAGGAGCAGAAGGGGCTTCCCGACCTCATCTGCATCGACGGCGGCAAGGGACAGCTGCATGCGGCACACGAGGCGCTGTCGGTGCTTGGGCTCGGCGAGGTCCCGCTGATCTCGCTGGCGAAGAAGGAGGAGGAGATCTTCGTGCTGGGACGTCGCGAGTCGGTGCGGCTGTCGAGGCGCTCGCCGGCGTTGCGCACGTTGCAGCAGGCGCGCGACGAGGCCCATCGCTTCGCGGTGACCTTCAACCGGGCGCGGCGCTCGGCGCGCACGCTCACCTCCGAGTTGCTGCGCATTCCGGGCATCGGCCCCAGCAAGCGACGCGCGCTCCTCAAGGTCTTCGGCTCGCTGCAAGGCGTGAAGGAAGCGAGCGCCGAGCAGATCGCCGCGGTGCCCGGATTCTCGCACGTGTCGGCGGCGCGCCTCCTGCAGGCGTTGCACCCGACGGAGACACCGGCCGGGGACGCGTTGGCCGCGCCGATCGCCGAAGTCGACCGTCACACGCCCGAGGAAGCGGGCAATACCCCCACGGTCCCCGACGTCGAGGCCCGATTCGGTGCCGCGCGTGACGACGTCGCCGACGAGGCGCAGCCTGGACCGCTCCTCCCCGCGTTGCCGCCGCCGGACGTCGTCCCGCCGTCATCGACGTCCGCACCCTCGTCCTGA